In Chionomys nivalis chromosome 24, mChiNiv1.1, whole genome shotgun sequence, one genomic interval encodes:
- the Ndufc1 gene encoding NADH dehydrogenase [ubiquinone] 1 subunit C1, mitochondrial: protein MAPSAVLRPFSRLLAPARFPSCSSTRSKFYVREPVHAKPDWLKVGLTLGTSVFLWVYLINQHNEDVLEYKRRNGLE, encoded by the exons ATGGCGCCGTCTGCCGTACTGCGCCCGTTTTCGCGGCTTCTGGCCCCGGCCAGGTTCCCGAGCTGCT cttCAACGCGGTCAAAGTTCTACGTCCGGGAGCCAGTCCATGCCAAACCTGACTGGCTGAAAGTTGGGCTGACCTTAGGCACCTCGGTTTTCCTGTGGGTTTAT CTCATCAATCAACATAATGAAGATGTTTTGGagtataaaagaagaaatggattGGAATAA
- the LOC130865877 gene encoding ATP synthase subunit e, mitochondrial-like encodes MVPPVQVSPLIKLGRYSALVLGMAYGAKRYSYLKPRAEEERRVAAEEKKRLDELNRIERERAEAQDDSILK; translated from the coding sequence ATGGTGCCCCCAGTTCAGGTCTCTCCGCTCATCAAGCTCGGCCGATACTCAGCCCTTGTCCTCGGCATGGCCTACGGCGCCAAGCGCTATAGTTACCTAAAGCCCCgggcagaggaggagaggagggtggcAGCGGAGGAGAAGAAGAGACTAGATGAGCTGAACCGGATTGAAAGAGAACGGGCAGAAGCTCAAGATGACAGCATACTCAAGTGA